The segment CTTCAGTTGCTTGACAAACACTTTTTGTTTAAAGGTACTTAAAAACTTTTATATCGATGGATACCAAAAAGTTGGACACTGGCTCGAGAGATgctaaaataatatgaaagcGTGTCTTGTATTGACATTCATagcaacatatatatacatcgtATTGTTTCCTTCTACCGTGAAGATATGGAAGTTTAACATTAACACAATATGGAAGTTTAACATTATCGCTAAGTGTCTTCCTTATCTCTATACCCCCCCTCAAGTGGGCGATGAAACTTCTTGAATCCCCAACTTGGACAGTAGATAGTTGAACGTAGTAGACGGGAGTGATTTAGTGAGTAGATCGGCTGGTTGCTCTTTCGTAGATATGTGCTCCATCGTAATAAGCTTGTTTTGAACAGCATCCCGAACTTGATGACAATCATTTTCTATGTGTTTCGTACGCTCGTGAAACACAGGATTTTTGGCAATGTAAATAGCAGATTGACTATCACAAAACAGCTTCATAGGTTCGTTGTGTTGGACACCAAACGAGGTGAGGATCCGTTTGATCCATTTTAACTCACGTAATGTATAGGCCATCGCGCGGTACTCAGCTTCTGCAGATGATGCAGAGACCGTGTTCTGTTTCTTTGTCTTCCACGACACCGGTGATGAACCCAACAGAACAATATATGAGCTTAAGGAGCGACGAGTCAGAGGACACGAGctccaatcagcatcacagaaTGCAGTAACACGCAAGCTGGAGTCGGATCGCAGCATGACTCCTTGAGATGGACAACCCTTAAGGTAACGTATAACGCGTTGAGCTGCGTCCCAATGATCTTGCTGTGGTGCTTTCATGAACTGGGACAGAATATGAACGGCATAGCATAGTTCTGGTCGTGTGAACGTGAGGTAGATCAATCTGCCCACAAGACGTCTATATGGCGCTGGGTCTGCAATGAGTTCACTCTTTGACAGAGCAAGCTTGTGATTGAGTTCAATGGGAACTGCAGATGGTTTACACGCGAGAAGGCCAGCCTCAGCAACGATGTCAAGAGCGTATTTTCGTTGAGAGATGAAAAAACCTTCTTTGTTGCGAGCAACCTCAATGCCTAGAAAGTATTTTAATTTGCCCATGTCCTTCATCTTGAAGCACGTACACAGATAATTCTTGAATTTCTGAAGAGTAGAAAGATCATTGCAAGCGATAATAAAATCGTCTACATAGATGAGAATGTGAAGGCTGACTTTACCCCGGATGTAAGAAAAGTGAGAGTAATCCGGTTTACTTTGGATGAAGCCATATTCTTTCAATGCATCACTGAGTTTAGAGAACCAGCAACGAGGAGATTGTTTAAGACCGTAGATAGATTTCCGTAGGCGAGCAACCTTGGTAGGATCAGAACCTTGAAATCCTTGAGGAAGTTTCATGTAGACTTCTTCTTGCAAATCGCCATGTAAAAAGGCATTAGAAACATCCATTTGATGTACCTCCCATTGTTTAGCTGCAGCTGTTTCGAGAAGAACACGAATGGTAGATGGTTTGGCAACGGGTGCGAAGGTGTCTGTGTAATCGAGACCTTCTCTTTGACGATTGCCGTGTGCGACTAGACGAGACTTGCGACAAAGTATCTTGCCATTGGAGAGGTATTTTGTTTTGTAGAGCCATGAGCTGCCAATTAGTTTCTTTCCTGGAGGAAGTGTAGTGACATCCCAGGTCCCATTCTCGACATGAGCATCATGCTCCGTAACCATGGAATCGCGCCATATCTCATCCTGTACGGCCTCAGCATAGTTCTTGGGATCAGCAGTAGTAGTAATAGCTGCAAGAAAAGCTTTGTGGCCAGGAGAATATGCATCATCAGCGATGTAGTTTGAGATGGGATAAAGTGTGTTACCTGAGACCGAAGTAGAGGAACCAAGAGAAGAGTCGGGAGGAGATAGAGGAGTGTGTATATTTTTCTGAGCCGCATTGGTGACATAGTTCTTTAACAGAACTGAAGGCTGACGTTGGTGATGACCACGCCCCAAGAGCTCAGGGAGACCAGGTGAAGGAGGTTCATTGGTGCTCGCAGTTTGATCAGATGTAGGAGATGACGGTGAGGGATTGATAGGGCTCTCGGTTTGATCAGATGTCGGGGATGTTGGTATTTCGGTAGAGGTGGAAGGAGTAGGATCAGTTGTTAGGGGTTCGGGAGTAAGTGTTTGGACAGTAGAATCAGTAGAAGTTGTTTCAGTAGGAGAAGTAGGTAGAGGTAAAGCAGGCTGAGCTGCGTCTATTATTGGGTTGTTGCTCGGTGTGGGTAAGTCAGGCTGAGCTGTTTCTGAGACTGTAGGAGGTAGAGACCAATCATCAGGCGAGCTAATATCAACTGGTACTGACAATGGTGATGGAAGAGATTTTGGTGATTGATGTTTATGTGGTCCCGGGAACTGATCTTCGAAAAATACAACATCGCGACTGGTAAAGAACTCATTATTCTCTATGTCATAGACATTCCAAGCTTTCTTTCCGTGAGGATAGCCAACGAATAAGCATCTACGACTTCTAGGAGCAAACTTGTCATGATTTTTAGGGCGCTTTTGTGCGAAGCATAGGCATCCAAAGACCCTAAGAGCGTCATATCTTGGAGCAGAGCCATGTAGCATCTCATACGGGGATTTTCCTCCTAATATTCTTGATGGTGTTCGATTGATTAGATGAGCGGCTGTTAGTATACTCTGTCCCCAAAATGTGACCGGGAGGTTGGCTTGAAAGAGGCAAGCACGAGCCACGTTAAGAATATGGCGATGTTTCCGTTCGACTCGTGCGTTTTGCTGTGGTGTGTCTACGGACGAAGTCTGATGCAAGATACCTTCTTTACGAAGGAATGGTTTGAGTTTCAAAAACTCAGTTCCATTGTCCGTACGgacggttttgacgggaaatccAAATTGACGAACTGCCATTGCGCAAAAATTTTGTAGTAGTATAGGAACTTCTGATTTTTCGAGCATAAGATGTAACCAGACAGCTCGAGAGTAATCGTCAACAATGGTGAGAAAATAAACTGCTCCACAAGAGGATGGAGTACGGTAGGGACCCCACACATCACAATGAACTAGTGCAAACGGTTCAATAGCTTTATTAATACTCTCATGAAAAACTTCACGTGTCtgtttagaaagaaaacaaacatcacACGACTTGGTGTGATTAAAATCCAAAGCAACATTGTCTATAGTAGGTAAGGTAGATAACACATTGTGAGAAGGATGTCCTAGTCGACGATGCCAAAGTtctgaagaagaagcttttTCCTTTCCAGCTCGGTTAGACCGTGCAACTGTGACACCCGTGAAGTAATACACACCCTCTCTCTCTTCACCGGCTCCAATCAGGGTCCTCGTAAAACGGTCCTGTAAAACACATAGAGTATCAGTAAAAATCGCAATGCATCCAGTTTGCTTTAGAAGTTTAGAAACGGATATAAGGGTGCAGTTAAAGTCAGGAACATATAAGACGTCTTGCAAGAAGCATGACGAGTTGAGATACAATGTTCCTGATTTTGTAGATCGAGAACTGCGGCCATTAGGAAAAGTAACCGTGGATGAAACAATGTCTCGCACGTCATGTAGTAAAGATATGTCTCCAGTCATATGGTGAGACGCTCCTGTGTCAATTATAACATCAGTTGAGGAGGGTTTACCCGTCATGCGATCAGTGGAGAGTTGAGATTGCTGATTTTGCAGGAGGTTGATCAATGCTGCAATTTGATCTGAGGAAGCAATGGAATTTGCAGAGGATGTAGATGGTGCCGCACGAGATGTATTAGCTCTGCCACGACCACGAGAGTTGTTTCCACGTCCACCCCGACCTCGTTGCGACTGACCAGAGGACTGAGCATTCCTTTGTTGATCGTTGAACCAATCTGGATACCCGTGCAATAGGAAGCATTCTGAAGCTTCATGGCCTTTGCGGTTGCAGTGAGTGCAAAAACGGTTAGGATCACGGCTGCGAGGTGCGGTGACATTGGGAGAAGTCGTAGAAGCCGAAGAATCTGTCTTGACTGCAAACCCGAGAACATCTTGCTTGAGTTCAGTTGAGCGCATGGTGTGAATGTGTTGTTCAGCACGTATGACTCGTGAGTAAGCTAGATTCAGGTCAGGTAGTGGTTCTTCATCGATTATCTGCGACCGAATCGCACTGAACCTTGAATCGTCAAGACCAAACAGAAATTTGTGGACTTTGGCATCTTCTCGTTCTTTTTCAAGATGAGTTGACGCCTCACACGTGCAGGTGTAATGAGATTTGAAGCTCTGTAGTTCTTCCCACAGTTTAGAGAGACGACCAAAATAGCTAAGGACAGTTTCACCGTTTTGTTTGCAATTGGTGATTTCATCCTCAAGTAAGTGCTTGCGCACGCTGTTCTTTACCGAGAATCGACGCTTGAGAGATTCCCAGAGTTGGTGAGCGTCTGGAACGTAACTTACAGTAGACCGAACAGGAGGATCAATCGACGTGCGTATCCATCCCACGATCATTGAGTTAGCAGAGGTCCATAGAGCTAGATCGGGATTCGTCGAAGGTTTAGGTATGGTACCATCGATGAACCCAATCTTTTGTTTAGCTTGAAGCGAGTTCCAGAACTCGGTTGCCCATTCGGAGTAATTGTCGCCTTTGAGAAGAACCGGCGTGATCAACGCGCCCGGATTGTCAGAGTGATGAAGAGCATAAGGGTTTGGTGAAACACCAGTAGTAGTAGACATCGTAGAAACAGAGGATGGAGAAGTAGCTGACTCTGTAGAAGAAGTAGTAGCCATGTTTGTTTCTTGACAAGCACGGAGTAGAGTACGATGTTATGCGGAAGCGAAAATTTGAGAATTTAGGTCAAAAGATCGTtttctgctctgataccataaaataatatgaaagcGTGTCTTGTATTGACATTCATagcaacatatatatacatcgtATTGTTTCCTTCTACCGTGAAGATATGGAAGTTTAACATTAACACAATATGGAAGTTTAACATTATCGCTAAGTGTCTTCCTTATCTCTATAGATGCAATCAGCTTCCTCCCTGACGAGATTCTCGGTGACATCTTGTCCTTACTTCCGATAAAACAGGCTGTTTTAACATCTCTTCTTTCTAAAAAGTGGAGAAATATATTTAGATTGGTggattattttaatttctattctTCTGTCTCTGTGGACCCGGAAAACGGTAAACCAGAGAGAGGTGAGAGCCTCAGAAACTTTTTGGATCGAACACAACATGGTTCGCTTATAAAGAAATTCTCTCTACAACGTCACGATGGAGATGAAACCGACATGGCTTACGTGGGCAGCTGGATCCGTGACGCAGTAGAACACGGTGTTTTGGAAGTGGACGTGAGCATAAACACAGGCCTTGGAGTTTCTATGCTTTGTGAGCTCTTGACGAGCAAGACACTTGTTAAGCTGAgacttggaacacaagtataCGGCGAGCTACCTTCGCATGTATTACTTCCATCGCTTAAGATTCTCATCATAGAAACGATATTCTTTGAATCTAAAGATCTCAGCGATGTGCTGGTCGCTGGTTGCCCTGTTCTCGAGGAGTTATTTGTACGTCACGAGGAGATGGAGGCACACCCATATTACATATCGAGTCGGACCATCAAGAAACTGTCAGTTCAATACAGTGGTCGTGAAGATTATGAAAGTGGTTTGTCACTTGACGCCCCGAGTCTTGTCTCCTTCGACTACTCTGACCATGCCTTGTATGAGTACACACCGGTTAACTTTGGATCCTTAGTTGAAGCTCGTCTGGATATTCGTTATAGTAAAGAGGTCGATAAGCCGGATATATCGGGTCTCATGATAGGAATAAGTAACATCGAGACTTTACATCTTTCTCCAGCTTCTGCTGATGTAAGTTTTGCAACTTCCCTTTCTATATAACTTTGTAATGACATTCTTGATTAAGTGTGTGTTTCTCTATGCTTTCAGACGGTTTCTCAATGTGTTAGTAGACATGGACTACTTATACCAATGTTCAACAACCTGGTTAGTTTATCTTTTGGGAGTAACAATGAACGAGGTTGGAAACTGCTTCCACATCTGCTTAAGAAGTCTCCAAAGCTTGAAACTCTAATCATACAGGTATGTATCACTAGCAacgattatatatatgtatatatggagAGAGAGACACGAAGTTAATTAGTcttcttatttaattttctttcagAGTCTGAATACAAGCGACCGTGTCCTTATACCTCTGAACAAAGCTAAGGTGTTGCATATCCTTGGTTATCAAGGAACTGTTCTAGAATTGAAACACTTGAAGAGTTTTATTGGGAGAATGAAATGCCTCGAACATGTGCGACTGGAGCTTGCGGAAGGTGTTGTAGTGGATGATGGCAAAATATTGCAAATACATAAGGATCTTAATCACGCTTCTTGGAATTGCAGCATCCAAGTGCACGACCGAAGTCGCATACTTCATTTAAGTTTAGACACTTAGAGCATCAGCATGGCTGAAGTTTATCAAAGTTCTCTATgcatttatattaatattttaacataatatatttatctgcTTAAagtttaataactaaaatatagttATACCAATAGAAAAAGGACACATGTAGAACTGATTTCTTTTTCTGTGtgcaatatttttttcctttcaccgGTTTCTCATTGTCTCCTTAATCTCTTTTCTACTTTATTGTTATAGATATTTTTGGTAAGAAATTCTACGAGAGATCACTACTAATGGTGCACTTACTATCTTGTTTTTGTTGAACGCAAAAAATAAACAACGAGATTTAGTCTCAAGTGCCTCTCacttctaacttttttttaatatatcccTCTTACAAATGCTCGATTTGTAAACtgaataatataatttcattaaaCTTCAAATGGACCAAAGGTGCTTTACAATGACTAATCAATGGAGTTTATATTGGCTCGTGGTACTGACTCTCTAAGACTAAACAAGTGAAAAATTAAACAAGGAAACATACTAGCCGTTGAATGGTTGATGAGAAAATCTAGACATAAAGGGGAATAGCTGTTTTCTTGAGCTTGATAGCTTGGGTGAAAAGCTCTGATATCTTGGGACGTCCAGGTACATTATAATGTCTTTCGAAGCCTCTAAGTGTGATGTAGATTTTCTAAGTCGCAGCCAGTTTTTGAATAGGAAAAAGCCGTTTGGATTTAATGCCCTTCGGGTCCAAATATAGAATGTTGGAGACTTAGAGTGCAAGTTGATTCTCCTAATTCTCTGGGTGCTGGTACATGGTAGGACATCTTGGATGGCTTCTGGATGGTCTAGTCTCTCTCCTGATTTTCATGAATATTTGAGACGTGCCCATGTGAAGAGAAAAAGACTCCTTACTTTGAAGCCAGTTGGACCCAACTTAGTAAAATATGTGAATCTTGAGTTTGGACCTGGTTCCTTATTTTCTGGACTCCGAAGAGGTTCCAGTGACAGTTTAATTAGATTTGGCTGAAAGCCACTCTTGGTTGGACTGCCCTGGACTTGAATATTTAAGATATGCACATCAGGTGTTGTAAAGGTATTATGACCTGTAAAATCGATGTCTTCTTGTTCTGTGAAAATAATCCAATAATTCCAATTGGCCATGAATAAATATAGATCAGAGATCTGTCTTATGGTTGATATGTTCCTTGGAGTGAATTGACCATACAATCACACCCTTAGGGTGTTACAAGAAATAACATTTTGTTTTAGTGAAATTGCtgttaagttttaaatatactttaaaataaattcaaagTTTAGGCTACACaatcaattattatataattaattctaagttttatatttgtttatttgtgaAGTGGCAGTAACATTGTGCTGTCGAGCACATGAATAATAATAGCACCAACAAATAAGAATCCAAGACTCATCAAATAATTGAAATTAGTATTATTCGATCTGTCCAAAAGCATCCATCGAAACTAACAGGGAACCCAACCTGGCCCCAGTTTCGATTGCTATCACCCAAAGTACTCACTCTCTCCTTTACTCATTTCCTAAGGAaatcctatatttttttttttaacacgtTTATGctaaatttagttttactattttatttgcTAATCCTTTTTTTTATACCGTGATGCAAATATCACCCACTAATTCAGGCTAATTAACAAAAACTGTAAATAGGtgcttttctttgtatttttctcCCAAGCATTGATGCTTCGTTCACATCTTTGTCTCCCAAGCATTGATGCTTCCTTCATTCACATCTTTGTCAATTAAAAACATTCCGTCTGTTGTAGATGATAAAACTTAATTTCTGACCGTGATTCACATGAAGGATCGTCTACCAACTCTGGTGGTACCAAACAACTGTAGCACACGgttttttttggatattattTACCAAATTTCCCACCTATTTTGTCCCTCTGTTGACATTTTCTAAAGTTTGTTTGGTGGTTTCCATAATTATGTATTCGGTGAGATCCagaatgttttttgtttattacttaCTTAAAGCACCAAAACTAAAGTTGGGCATACATACATGTCTGGAAATAAAGAGTAACTTCTAAGCTTTAATATCAATTAATACAACTCATACACATCCCATCATAATTTGTTTAGACACTCGCCAACGTGTCGACCGATCTACTAGCACCGCCAACTCTCACATGGCAGGCATCATGGGTTGTATTATTATACACTCTAAAACAGCTTCAATACGACGCTATGTATTTGCGTTTTGATGTGATTCCACTTTTTCCTATATAAATAATTCCTTCGCTTTCCTCCTTTTACATTTTCTTTACACTGAACCATCACTCCGAGAGTGCGCTTcacacaacaaacaaacaaacaaacaaaaaatggcTAGGCAATTTGCCATTGTTGCGATCTGCATCGTCCTCATCGCCGGCGTCGGAGGCCAAGCTCCGTCGTCACCACCAACCACCACACCAGCACCACCCACTACAACAACTCCACCACCAGCAGCGACTCCTCCTCCTGTCTCAGCTCCTCCACCAGTCACAACTTCTCCTCCTCCAGCCACTCCTCCTCCGGTCGCAACTCCTCCTCCAGTCGCAACTCCTCCCCCCGTCGCAACTCCTCCTCCAGCAACTCCCCCTCCCGTCGCATCTCCTCCTCCAGCAACTCCTCCACCCGTCGCAACTCCTCCTCCAGCAACGCCTCCTCCAGCTCCTCTTGCATCTCCTCCAGCTCAGGTTCCAGCTCTTGCTCCTACTAAGCCAGACGCTCCTACTGTATCTCCGTCGTCTAGCCCTCCTTCCCCAGCGACTGATGGTCCTGGACCAAGCACCAGTGAGCTCTCTCCAGGACCTTCCACAGGTCCCAATGACCAGGTCTGTCAACTTTTCTTCTCATTTGACTTGGATCTTGTACCATGTGTTTTCAGATCTGAGATGTTTTTTGACTTTGAAAAAAATCACTGAGTTTAAGCTTGCAATAGGTGAACACTGGTTAGATCTAAAACTAGTCCTGACTCTTGAAAAATTATGATTAGCGCAATTTAGCAGAAGGATCCTAGTATGTTATAGAGTGAGCCGTTGCAAGCGCACTTTAGGAATAGATGTTAATCTGCACCCGTACTGTATTTGCCTATATTCGGACAGTCTGTCTCGAGATCTTCGAACTCGAGCCATGGCGCGTGGGGTGCAGGAGTCACGTTAGCTTTGTCAGTACGAACGTGAACAATAAATAGCTTCCACGTGTTGATTTTAAAAGCAGATCttgtttttgacaaaaaaaagtagatCTAGTTTACTTTTAGTCATAAAATAGAGTTTTAGTCAATAAAATATTCCAAAAGCATGCATGGATTACGGAATTCTCCAAATTTCTGCAGTATTACTTTATGTTAGGACCCCACTATACTTTATAAGCTTTCCAAAGgttaaatgtaattaattataaattcatattaCAAAGATGCTTCTGTAACCAATAAAAGTGAAATGCTGATCCaagcttttaattattttttgcaGAGTGGAGCAAGCAAGACGGTTTCAAGCTTGGTACTTGGATCTGTTCTCGTTTGGTTTATGATCTAAGCGCGGGAGACTTTCGCTCGGTGTTCCTTTGCATTTATTTTCATGTTGATGTTTGTTTGTTCCATTGTTATTATACTTTCGGAACCGTATTCTTTTGGATTATTATCTTTTGGAGAGGATATTATTGAGAGTTGAGATGGAGATATCAGGATATTTCGTTTGGAGATAATTTGTGGCTTTCCTTCTCATTCTATTTGATTATTAGTGTACTACATTGCTTTCTTCCTTGTCTACCATTCCTTATATATTTGCCTCTGATTCCTTTCTCAATGCTAAACACTAATTGGGATTCAAACGCAAAAACATACTAAACTAGTGGCCAATCAAACctagaaaaggaagaaaataaacaaaaaactgaAAGATTGAAAAGGGTAGATTTTCTTGTCAACTCTAAACAAGTATGTAGTTTGCTGTTCTGCTGGTTCTCAGCGCGTCTGAATTCAAAATCTAAACGTTTTTGTTTATGGAACGTGAATAATTTAGTATTAGAACAAGTTTAGGGTCTATAAATCGAGTCTTGTTGGAATCTTGtgtattttattatgttattctTTGTTTAAATTTGAGATTCAGATTAAAAGGATTCAACGTTGATTAAACTGAATGATgttaaagttatatataaatttaagtttGGTATGAGATTTTAGAGAGATTTTAAGgatacaaagacattcatatgTATCATTATTTAGTTAATGAAAATTCACATACTTATCAAAGAAAAAGACATTCATATGTATTATCAATGCATTTTTGGAGATTGTGAGGGTAAAAAAGAACGCATTCAAAGTCATTTGTATTATCAGCGCCTTTGTGTGGAGATTAAGAGGATATAAACTATCAACACCTAGAATGAAATTGTGGGTATACCGTATACATGTATAGCTATGTATTATGTGGTGCACTGAGCACTGTATTTCCTCAAATAAATATTagactagatcatgacccgctcgattga is part of the Raphanus sativus cultivar WK10039 chromosome 5, ASM80110v3, whole genome shotgun sequence genome and harbors:
- the LOC108837495 gene encoding F-box/LRR-repeat protein At3g60040-like, with the translated sequence MAYVGSWIRDAVEHGVLEVDVSINTGLGVSMLCELLTSKTLVKLRLGTQVYGELPSHVLLPSLKILIIETIFFESKDLSDVLVAGCPVLEELFVRHEEMEAHPYYISSRTIKKLSVQYSGREDYESGLSLDAPSLVSFDYSDHALYEYTPVNFGSLVEARLDIRYSKEVDKPDISGLMIGISNIETLHLSPASADVSFATSLSI
- the LOC130495161 gene encoding classical arabinogalactan protein 9-like; amino-acid sequence: MARQFAIVAICIVLIAGVGGQAPSSPPTTTPAPPTTTTPPPAATPPPVSAPPPVTTSPPPATPPPVATPPPVATPPPVATPPPATPPPVASPPPATPPPVATPPPATPPPAPLASPPAQVPALAPTKPDAPTVSPSSSPPSPATDGPGPSTSELSPGPSTGPNDQSGASKTVSSLVLGSVLVWFMI